A genomic window from Anguilla rostrata isolate EN2019 chromosome 14, ASM1855537v3, whole genome shotgun sequence includes:
- the LOC135239691 gene encoding zinc finger and BTB domain-containing protein 7C: protein MACREDDLIGIPFPNHSSDVLCSLNEQRRDGLLCDVVLIVRDQEYRTHRSILAACSQYFKKLFTVGMDCDQHSVYEIDFVAPESLTAILEFAYTSTLTITTSNVKEILSAAQMLEIPCIIDVCLEIMDTGGGGGEDDEEEEDDDDDDAEEEGEESREEDPEDPEEEASEKLTWASENQDQVVDDSVECTPSTSQQEDRSDILRNYDVTEVNEKPTDSEGLEGRTLKDFSIESLLQEGLYPKMSAADRMSSFSPLLPGFFPPMWTTEFPGFPQMLDPNPSPHLYHQELDNRPLDLAVKKEVIKEELKEEIHPSLLRGDFLKDFMSAGLGMGAEAHFGPIKDETDFRSYLSFLSASHLGSLFPPWQLEEERKMKPKASQQCPICNKVIQGAGKLPRHMRTHTGEKPYMCNICEVRFTRQDKLKIHMRKHTGERPYICLHCNSKFVHNYDLKNHLRIHTGVRPYQCEHCYKSFTRSDHLHRHIKRQSCRASRPRRGRKPAAWRSANLLYPPAAHHEDKGHSVGSRLPPASHGITDPGFIDRRHLGGRNLSFEDLDSNSRESVETRQSERNHVEEVERKRGVFTFALAHEDMLAHQPFYSPTSDPWALRLGHIPPSRAATS from the exons ATGGCCTGCAGAGAGGATGACTTGATTGGGATTCCCTTCCCAAACCACAGCAGTGATGTTCTCTGCAGTCTGAACGAGCAGCGGCGAGATGGCCTGCTATGCGACGTGGTGCTCATCGTCCGTGACCAAGAGTATCGCACACACCGCTCCATCCTGGCAGCCTGCAGCCAGTATTTCAAAAAGCTTTTCACGGTCGGAATGGACTGCGATCAGCACAGCGTCTATGAGATCGACTTTGTGGCCCCAGAATCTCTGACTGCCATTCTGGAGTTTGCCTACACTTCCACGCTAACCATCACCACTTCCAATGTTAAAGAGATCCTCAGTGCGGCCCAGATGCTGGAGATCCCATGCATCATTGACGTGTGCCTGGAGATCATGGacacagggggaggagggggtgaagatgatgaggaagaggaagacgatgacgacgatgatgcagaagaggaaggagaggaatcAAGAGAGGAGGACCCTGAAGATCCTGAAGAGGAAGCCAGCGAGAAGTTGACATGGGCTTCAGAGAATCAAGACCAAGTGGTTGATGACAGCGTGGAATGCACTCCAAGCACCTCCCAGCAGGAAGACCGGTCAGACATACTGAGAAACTATGACGTCACAGAGGTCAACGAGAAACCCACAGACTCCGAAGGCCTAGAGGGCCGAACCCTGAAGGACTTTTCCATTGAATCTTTGTTGCAGGAAGGCCTGTACCCCAAGATGTCTGCCGCTGACAGAATGTCAAGCTTTTCCCCACTCCTCCCAGGCTTTTTCCCTCCCATGTGGACCACAGAGTTTCCAGGGTTTCCTCAGATGTTGGACCCAAACCCTAGTCCTCACCTGTACCATCAAGAGCTGGACAACAGGCCACTGGACTTAGCAGTAAAGAAAGAGGTGATCAAGGAAGAGCTGAAGGAGGAGATACACCCTAGTCTTTTACGCGGTGACTTCCTGAAAGACTTTATGAGCGCAGGCCTTGGTATGGGGGCCGAGGCCCATTTTGGGCCCATTAAAGATGAAACAGACTTCCGCTCATACCTGAGCTTCCTTAGCGCATCCCATCTCGGCTCCCTATTTCCCCCTTGGCagctggaggaagagaggaagatgaAGCCGAAGGCCTCGCAGCAGTGCCCTATCTGTAACAAGGTGATCCAGGGGGCAGGCAAACTACCACGGCACATGAGAACCCACACTGGAGAGAAGCCCTACATGTGCAACATCTGTGAGGTTCGCTTCACCAG GCAAGACAAGCTGAAGATCCATATGCGTAAGCACACAGGGGAGCGGCCCTATATCTGCCTCCACTGCAACTCAAAATTTGTGCACAACTACGACCTGAAGAACCACTTGCGCATCCACACAGGGGTACGGCCTTACCAGTGCGAGCACTGCTACAAGAGCTTCACCCGCTCTGACCACCTGCATCGCCACATCAAGAGGCAAAGCTGCCGCGCTTCCCGCCCTAGACGCGGTCGCAAGCCTGCGGCCTGGCGCTCGGCCAACTTACTCTACCCCCCGGCCGCCCACCATGAAGACAAGGGTCACTCGGTGGGCAGCAGGCTTCCTCCGGCAAGTCACGGCATCACGGACCCCGGCTTCATCGACAGGCGACACTTGGGTGGGAGGAACTTGAGCTTTGAAGACTTGGACAGCAACAGCAGGGAGAGTGTGGAGACCAGACAGTCAGAGCGCAACCATGTGGAAGAGGTTGAAAGGAAGAGGGGAGTGTTCACCTTCGCCCTGGCACACGAGGACATGCTCGCCCATCAGCCCTTCTACTccccgacctctgacccctgggcTCTGAGGCTGGGCCATATCCCACCCAGTCGAGCGGCAACAAGCTaa